In one Maniola hyperantus chromosome 6, iAphHyp1.2, whole genome shotgun sequence genomic region, the following are encoded:
- the LOC117983167 gene encoding trypsin-1-like, protein MKFGSWWLWEITEKHVVENGPVTDKREGRIAGGVAVESITEFPYVVQVLKPYHCSGAIISKNYILTAAQCIEDEMLRINWTAIVSNAEVLARMQKKTDPKEIEVRAGSQFRGEGTLIPIAKAVRHPYFRIGANYDSDIAYLKTVSPIAFNENVQPGILTDDPLEQPFLTVTGWGEQTYAGPESCRTYSYVLRGVELEAIPPWDCEDIYQDVREYITVNMLCAEETVYHDKGACDGDRGAPLTLDSKIYGISSHTYYCGPGMYPSIFTYLRAKEIREFVTKSTGVQYVKSDKL, encoded by the exons AAAAACATGTCGTCGAGAATGGTCCCGTGACAGACAAAAGAGAGGGACGCATTGCCGGAGGGGTGGCAGTGGAGTCCATAACGGAGTTTCCGTACGTAGTTCAAGTACTCAAGCCGTACCATTGTTCGGGCGCCATTATCAGTAAGAATTACATACTGACTGCCGCTCAATGTATTGAGGACGA GATGCTCCGCATAAACTGGACGGCTATAGTATCCAACGCTGAGGTTCTTGCCCGGATGCAGAAAAAGACCGA TCCAAAGGAAATTGAAGTTAGAGCCGGCAGCCAATTCCGCGGTGAGGGAACTCTCATACCGATCGCCAAAGCGGTCCGGCATCCGTACTTCAGGATTGGGGCCAATTACGACTCAGACATTGCATACTTAAAGACGGTGTCACCTATCGCTTTCAATGAAAATGTTCAGCCAGGCATTTTGACGGATGACCCCTTGGAACAACCGTTTCTCACAGTCACTGGTTGGGGGGAACAGACCTACGCAGGGCCAGAG tCATGCAGGACATATTCATACGTACTCAGAGGAGTAGAACTAGAGGCGATACCTCCGTGGGACTGTGAAGATATCTACCAAGATGTACGTGAATATATCACCGTCAACATGCTCTGCGCAGAAGAGACTGTCTACCATGACAAAGGAGCTTGCGAc ggCGACAGAGGTGCACCACTAACTCTTGACTCCAAAATATATGGAATCAGTTCGCACACTTATTACTGTGGACCTGGCATGTATCCGAGCATTTTCACTTACCTCAGAGCCAAGGAAATACGCGAGTTCGTTACCAAAAGTACCGGAGTTCAGTACGTGAAATCAGATAAACTTTAA